A region of the Pseudarthrobacter sp. MM222 genome:
GGCGCCGCTAGCCAATATTGCCGTCATCAATAGGGTGCTTTTGCGCATCATTTCCTACTTTCGCTCGGTGGCCGATTAGCCGAGGCTTCACGAATTGGAGTGGCGCGCGCGCCCGCCGTTGGACAGGCCGCCAATCTCCGCTGTTGGATGTTGGTATCAGTGATACCGGTACCACAGTGAATCATGGTTTGCGTTGATGGGGAAGGGTTCAAACAGGAATTGCCGGCGGAATTCTATTCGCCGTGGGCCGCCGGCACTGGCCCGTCCGATGAGCGTACGATCAGGGTCGAGGGCAGGACATGCTTCGTCGGGGCCGAGGTGTCTCCGTCAATACGGGAGATGAGCTGCTGTGCAGCTACCGCTCCCAGCTCCCGCATGGGCTGTTGGATCATGGTCAGCGGCGGTTCCATGACGGCAGCCCACGGGCTGTCATCGAAGCCGATGAGCGAGACATCCTTCAGCAGCCGCAGGTTTCGGGCCCGCAGTGCATGCAGGGCGCCCACGGTGGCCTCCGTCTCGGTGGTAAAGATCGCGGTGGGCGGATCCGCGAGTGCCAGCATGCCGCTGACAGCACGGGTAGCTTGTCGTTCGTTTTTCAGGACGTGGGTCACCAGCGCGGTGTCGAAAGGTATCCCGGCTTCGTCCAGGGCGTCAAGGTAGCCGCGCAGGCGTTCACCGTCGCTCCAAAGGGCCTCATCGAGGATGCGGTGCATCTGCTCCAGGTCGGTTGCAGGGCTGAGGGTCACCGGTCCCCAGGCAAAGGCAATTCTCCGGTGGCCGTTCTGGATAAGCGAACCGACGGCGGATCGGGCCGCCTCGCGGTTGTCGATCACCACCGAATCGGTGTCGAGGCTGTCTACGAGGCGGTCGATCAGTACTACCGGAATACCACGCTCGATGGCGTTGGAAAGGTGCGAGACGTCATCGCTGCGACCGGCGGCCGAAGCCACCACCAGGCCGTCAACCTGTTTGGCCAGCAGGACCCCGATGGCGTCCCGCTCAAGCTCCAGTTTCTCGTCGGTGCTCAGGATGATGGCATCGTAGCCGCCCAGCTTGGCGGTTTCCGAAATACCTCTGAGAACGCCGGAGAAGAACGGGTTGGCGACGTCCGCCAGGACGATTCCGAGGGTCTTAGTAATGCCCGTCGTCATGCTCCGCGCCAAGGTGTTCGGCTGGTAGCCCAATCGCTCCGCGGCAAGCATCACCCTGGCGCGGGTGGCATCACTGACTGAGCCGTAGTTTCCCAGTGTGCGGGCGACCGTGGCCCTGCCGACTCCGGCAGCGGCGGCAACTTCTGTGATGGTCGGAGCAGCCGCGTGGTGCTGGTGGTCCGACGACATCCAGGCCCCTTCTTTTCGTGGAATCCGCGACTGCGGTTCCGGGTCATAGCTTTGTTCCTGCATCAGATCCTAGTTGGTGCAGCGACGGGGCGTCCGTATCCGAAGGCGCCCTCCACATAACACTGCTCTGCAGCAGCGACGGCTGCGAAGGCCAGTGCCTCCCGCAGGCAGCTGGCGGACGGCCGGAAGCGCCGCGTCCAGCCAGCTTTGAGCAGGCTCACGACGAGCCCGCTTAAGAAGGCGTCACCGCATCCCATC
Encoded here:
- a CDS encoding LacI family DNA-binding transcriptional regulator, with amino-acid sequence MSSDHQHHAAAPTITEVAAAAGVGRATVARTLGNYGSVSDATRARVMLAAERLGYQPNTLARSMTTGITKTLGIVLADVANPFFSGVLRGISETAKLGGYDAIILSTDEKLELERDAIGVLLAKQVDGLVVASAAGRSDDVSHLSNAIERGIPVVLIDRLVDSLDTDSVVIDNREAARSAVGSLIQNGHRRIAFAWGPVTLSPATDLEQMHRILDEALWSDGERLRGYLDALDEAGIPFDTALVTHVLKNERQATRAVSGMLALADPPTAIFTTETEATVGALHALRARNLRLLKDVSLIGFDDSPWAAVMEPPLTMIQQPMRELGAVAAQQLISRIDGDTSAPTKHVLPSTLIVRSSDGPVPAAHGE